The following proteins come from a genomic window of Acidobacteriota bacterium:
- a CDS encoding MFS transporter: MISLSSDALKTEGEAAPSVPNHGFIRRTAAAFTYRDFRILWTGAFMSTVGTWMQKVAQSWLVLSLTGSSFFLGLDDFLAQLPILLLTLIGGVIADRYDRRRLLIGSQYVQMTAAFILTALVYWQVVELWHILALSFITGVAQAFGGPAYQSLIPSLVDRKDLPNAIALNSIQFNLARVFGPILAGATLAAFGTAMCFAVNGVSFLIVIVALMALGVKHIPPLTRQPMMDELRGGIAYARSEPAIISLTLLGFVTTFLGLPLLTLLPVFARDVFHGGVGRYTQMMAFSGIGAVSGALIVAWLGRFRHMGLATLLLQIVFGLLLVGFALSRLLWLSNVLLFVAGAALIAVFSFTASLVQLIVPDHLRGRVVSIYMVAFRGGMPLGGLAAGTMASITSAPTALVTGGTLLVAIAVYYLFRGHGLREL, translated from the coding sequence ATGATTTCCTTGTCCTCTGACGCCCTGAAAACCGAAGGTGAGGCCGCCCCTTCGGTTCCGAACCACGGGTTCATCCGCCGGACCGCCGCCGCCTTCACTTACCGCGATTTCCGCATCCTCTGGACAGGCGCCTTCATGTCCACGGTCGGCACGTGGATGCAGAAGGTCGCGCAAAGCTGGCTGGTCCTCTCGCTCACCGGGTCGTCATTCTTCCTGGGGCTCGACGATTTCCTCGCGCAGCTTCCCATCCTGCTCCTGACGCTGATTGGCGGCGTGATTGCCGATCGCTACGACCGGCGCCGGCTCCTCATCGGCTCGCAGTACGTGCAGATGACGGCCGCGTTCATCCTCACGGCGCTCGTCTACTGGCAGGTCGTGGAGCTGTGGCACATCCTCGCGCTGTCGTTCATCACCGGCGTCGCGCAGGCGTTCGGCGGCCCGGCGTACCAGTCGCTGATCCCGTCGCTCGTGGATCGCAAGGACCTGCCCAACGCGATCGCGCTCAACTCGATCCAGTTCAACCTGGCGCGCGTGTTCGGGCCGATCCTCGCCGGCGCCACGCTCGCCGCGTTCGGCACGGCGATGTGCTTCGCGGTCAACGGCGTTTCGTTCCTCATCGTGATCGTCGCGCTGATGGCGCTCGGCGTGAAACACATCCCGCCGCTGACACGCCAGCCGATGATGGACGAGCTGCGCGGCGGCATCGCGTACGCCCGCAGCGAGCCGGCGATCATCTCGCTCACCCTCCTCGGCTTCGTCACGACGTTCCTGGGGCTGCCGCTGCTGACGCTGCTGCCGGTCTTCGCGCGCGACGTCTTTCACGGCGGTGTCGGCCGCTACACGCAGATGATGGCCTTCTCCGGCATCGGCGCCGTCTCCGGCGCGCTCATCGTCGCGTGGCTGGGACGGTTCAGGCACATGGGGCTGGCGACGCTGCTCCTGCAGATCGTGTTCGGGCTGTTGCTCGTCGGCTTCGCGCTGTCGCGCCTGCTGTGGCTGAGCAACGTCCTGCTCTTCGTGGCGGGCGCCGCGCTGATCGCGGTGTTTTCGTTCACGGCCTCCCTCGTGCAGCTGATCGTGCCGGATCACCTCCGTGGCCGTGTCGTCAGCATTTACATGGTGGCGTTCCGCGGCGGCATGCCGCTTGGCGGGCTGGCCGCGGGCACGATGGCCAGCATCACCTCGGCGCCGACCGCGCTGGTGACGGGAGGAACGCTGCTCGTCGCGATCGCGGTCTATTACCTGTTCCGCGGCCACGGCCTCCGGGAGTTGTAA
- a CDS encoding response regulator transcription factor: MPHILIAEDDRDIADLIDHSLRKAGHETEIVGSGSEALARARAARPDALVLDVMLPGLDGMQVCRALRAEPDTAATPIIMVTARGEEADRVGGLELGADDYLTKPFSPRELVARVAALLRRSRPPAAPTATVLRYRDLVVDGDRHRVTANGAEVKLTAKEFLLLQYMMQRAGRVVSRDQLLTDVWGYQYTGGTRTVDVHVRRLREKIPLLEQVIETVKQFGYKLAE, from the coding sequence ATGCCCCACATCCTCATCGCCGAAGACGATCGCGACATCGCCGATCTGATCGACCACAGCCTCCGCAAGGCGGGGCACGAGACCGAGATCGTCGGGTCGGGGTCGGAGGCGCTCGCGCGGGCGCGCGCGGCGCGTCCCGACGCGCTCGTGCTCGACGTGATGCTCCCCGGGCTCGACGGCATGCAGGTGTGTCGCGCGCTGAGGGCGGAGCCGGACACGGCGGCCACTCCGATCATCATGGTGACCGCGCGCGGGGAGGAAGCGGACCGCGTCGGCGGCCTCGAGCTGGGCGCGGACGATTACCTGACCAAGCCGTTCAGCCCGCGCGAGCTGGTCGCACGCGTCGCGGCGCTCCTCCGCCGGTCGCGCCCGCCGGCTGCGCCCACGGCCACGGTCCTCCGCTATCGCGATCTCGTCGTCGACGGCGATCGCCACCGCGTGACAGCCAACGGCGCCGAGGTGAAGCTCACGGCGAAGGAATTCCTGCTGCTCCAGTACATGATGCAGCGCGCGGGACGCGTGGTCTCGCGCGACCAGCTCCTCACCGACGTCTGGGGCTACCAGTACACCGGGGGCACCCGGACCGTGGACGTGCACGTCCGGCGGTTGCGTGAGAAGATCCCGCTGCTCGAGCAGGTCATCGAAACCGTGAAGCAGTTCGGGTACAAGCTCGCCGAATGA
- a CDS encoding PAS domain-containing protein gives MSFRRKIFLAAFVAAFATVAAATALVSWAVRRDLISRLERGLISEAQLAAALVSHHVDAASLDDQADDIGARVSARVTLVARDGRVVGDSERDGRELAAMENHGGRPEVLGALRAGRGISTRHSTTVQTDMLYVAVPVRDGPGAVAVVRLALPLAEVEEQLSTVRRLSVLALAVGIVTAAALAWWMAALVSRRVSAIAARAERYARGERLRTPADYGADEVGTVARVLDDAVQDLSSRVAELARDRALTAGILSGMTEGVVVVDARGQLQLVNEAARRMLALEPRGAGRHYLEAVRHPAIAQQLGSALAGDAPAPVEVTLTAAGDRVFIARASAVDVPGGRIAIVVLHDVSDLKRADRMRRDFVANVSHELRTPLTAIRGYAEALADGIDDPAQAKKFLEVIARHSTQMERLVRDLLRLARIEAGQERLDVSDVPVAGLFADVETALGPVIEPRGQRIARDIAADAATIRADAAHMHDVLRNLLENASRHSPEGATIHLRTRAADGRIVIDVEDEGTGIPEPDLTRVFERFYRVDKARARAPEHGGGTGLGLAIVKHLVGLHGGTVTARNRPEGGAVFSVSLPA, from the coding sequence ATGAGTTTCCGCCGGAAGATCTTCCTCGCCGCCTTCGTGGCCGCGTTCGCCACGGTCGCCGCGGCCACTGCGCTCGTTTCGTGGGCGGTGCGGCGCGATCTGATCTCGCGCCTCGAGCGCGGCCTCATCTCCGAGGCGCAGCTCGCGGCCGCGCTGGTGTCGCATCACGTGGACGCCGCGTCGCTCGACGACCAGGCGGATGATATCGGCGCCCGCGTCTCCGCGCGCGTGACGCTTGTCGCGCGCGACGGCCGTGTCGTCGGCGACTCGGAACGCGACGGCCGGGAGCTGGCGGCCATGGAGAACCACGGCGGCCGGCCGGAAGTACTCGGCGCGCTCCGCGCCGGCAGAGGCATCTCGACCCGCCATAGCACCACCGTCCAGACCGACATGCTGTACGTCGCGGTTCCCGTTCGGGATGGACCCGGGGCGGTGGCGGTCGTGCGGCTCGCGCTGCCGCTGGCGGAAGTCGAAGAGCAGCTGAGCACCGTCCGCCGGCTGTCGGTGCTCGCGCTCGCCGTCGGCATCGTGACGGCGGCGGCGCTCGCGTGGTGGATGGCCGCGCTCGTCTCGCGCCGGGTCAGCGCCATCGCGGCGAGAGCGGAACGGTACGCGCGGGGGGAACGCCTGCGCACGCCGGCCGATTACGGCGCCGACGAGGTCGGCACGGTCGCGCGGGTGCTCGACGACGCCGTGCAGGATCTGAGCAGCCGCGTCGCGGAACTGGCGCGCGATCGCGCGCTGACGGCCGGCATTCTCTCCGGCATGACCGAGGGAGTCGTCGTCGTGGACGCGCGCGGGCAGCTGCAGCTCGTCAACGAGGCGGCGCGTCGCATGCTGGCGCTGGAGCCGCGCGGGGCGGGGCGCCACTACCTGGAGGCGGTGCGGCATCCGGCGATCGCCCAGCAGCTCGGCTCGGCCCTCGCCGGGGACGCGCCCGCGCCGGTGGAGGTCACCCTGACCGCCGCGGGAGACCGCGTGTTCATCGCGCGCGCGAGCGCCGTGGACGTGCCCGGAGGACGCATTGCGATCGTCGTGCTGCACGACGTGTCGGACCTGAAGCGCGCCGACCGCATGCGCCGGGATTTCGTGGCGAACGTTTCCCACGAGCTGAGAACGCCGCTCACGGCCATCCGCGGCTACGCCGAGGCGCTGGCCGACGGCATCGACGACCCCGCGCAGGCGAAGAAGTTCCTCGAGGTGATCGCGAGGCACAGCACGCAGATGGAGCGGCTGGTGCGCGACCTGCTGCGCCTCGCCCGCATCGAGGCCGGGCAGGAACGCCTGGACGTGAGCGACGTCCCGGTCGCCGGGCTGTTCGCCGACGTCGAAACGGCGCTCGGCCCCGTGATCGAACCACGCGGCCAGCGCATCGCGCGCGACATCGCCGCCGATGCCGCGACGATCCGCGCCGACGCCGCGCACATGCATGACGTCCTGCGCAACCTCCTGGAGAATGCAAGCCGCCACTCGCCAGAGGGGGCGACAATCCACCTCCGCACGCGCGCGGCTGATGGCCGGATCGTGATCGACGTCGAAGACGAAGGAACGGGAATTCCCGAGCCGGATCTCACCCGGGTGTTCGAGCGGTTCTATCGCGTGGACAAGGCGCGGGCGCGCGCCCCCGAGCACGGCGGCGGCACGGGCCTGGGCCTCGCGATCGTCAAGCACCTCGTGGGCCTGCACGGCGGCACGGTCACCGCGCGAAACCGACCGGAGGGGGGCGCGGTGTTCAGCGTGTCCCTGCCGGCCTGA
- a CDS encoding inorganic phosphate transporter, with the protein MEISIGLLVVLVLILGAEFVNGWTDAPNAIATVVSTRSLSPIQAILMAAVLNLVGVLSGTAVAATIGKDIIDPSIVDLTTVGGAMVGIIIWSTVAAYWGIPTSESHALVAGLAGAGLATAGPDALVLSGWTKVGYGLLFSTFLGFGGGLLMMTAVYRLFRRATPGPTKRIFRWMQVLSSGFMAFSHGSNDGQKFMGAFTLALVLGGQLGTFAVPKWVIFLCAGTMALGTITGGWRIMRTLGMKITKLETHQGFAAEMAAASTIELASRLGIPLSTTHTISTAIMGVGATRGVSAVRWGVTRELVTAWILTFPICAGISWGVVKAMRALF; encoded by the coding sequence ATGGAGATCAGCATCGGGCTCCTCGTCGTGCTCGTCCTCATCCTGGGCGCGGAGTTCGTCAACGGGTGGACGGACGCGCCAAACGCGATTGCCACGGTCGTCTCGACGCGGTCGCTCTCGCCGATCCAGGCGATCCTGATGGCGGCCGTCCTGAACCTGGTCGGCGTGCTGTCGGGCACCGCCGTCGCGGCGACCATCGGCAAGGACATCATCGATCCCAGCATCGTCGATCTGACGACGGTGGGCGGAGCGATGGTGGGCATCATTATCTGGTCCACGGTCGCCGCCTACTGGGGCATCCCCACCAGCGAGAGCCACGCGCTCGTCGCGGGACTGGCAGGGGCCGGACTGGCCACGGCCGGACCGGACGCCCTCGTGCTCTCCGGATGGACGAAGGTGGGCTACGGGCTGTTGTTCTCGACCTTCCTCGGCTTCGGGGGAGGGCTGCTGATGATGACGGCGGTGTACCGCCTGTTCCGGCGCGCGACGCCGGGGCCGACCAAGCGCATCTTCCGCTGGATGCAGGTCCTGTCGTCCGGGTTCATGGCGTTCAGCCACGGCTCGAACGACGGCCAGAAGTTCATGGGAGCGTTCACGCTGGCGCTGGTGCTGGGAGGGCAGCTCGGGACGTTCGCCGTCCCCAAGTGGGTGATCTTCCTCTGCGCCGGCACGATGGCGCTCGGCACGATCACCGGCGGCTGGCGCATCATGCGGACGCTCGGCATGAAGATCACCAAGCTCGAAACGCACCAGGGGTTTGCCGCGGAAATGGCGGCGGCGAGCACCATCGAGCTGGCCTCGCGGCTGGGCATTCCCCTGAGCACGACGCACACCATTTCGACGGCGATCATGGGCGTGGGAGCCACGCGCGGCGTCTCGGCGGTACGCTGGGGAGTGACGCGCGAGCTGGTGACGGCGTGGATTCTGACCTTCCCGATCTGCGCGGGGATCAGCTGGGGCGTCGTGAAGGCGATGCGCGCGCTGTTTTAA
- a CDS encoding DUF47 domain-containing protein — MARFSLIPREERFFDDFETMAREITRGAAMLEEMLAPEHPVWDKADEIKEVEHKCDFLTHEVIQRLNRTFITPLDREDIHSLARSLDDVMDAIDASAGVIRLYQIARVRPGARELARIIAQSTDQIVKAMPALDRRKGIHEHAVEINRLENEADRAHQLALKQLFADEHDAIAIIKWKEILDFLEAATDRCEDVANVLESVVVKHG; from the coding sequence GTGGCCAGATTCAGCTTGATCCCGCGCGAGGAGCGGTTCTTTGACGATTTCGAGACGATGGCGCGTGAAATCACCCGTGGTGCCGCGATGCTCGAAGAGATGCTGGCGCCGGAGCATCCGGTGTGGGACAAGGCCGACGAGATCAAGGAAGTCGAGCACAAGTGCGACTTCCTCACGCACGAGGTCATCCAGCGGCTGAACCGCACGTTCATCACGCCGCTGGACCGGGAAGACATCCACTCTCTCGCCCGCAGCCTGGACGATGTCATGGACGCCATCGACGCGTCGGCGGGCGTCATCCGGCTCTATCAGATCGCCAGGGTGCGGCCGGGCGCGCGGGAGCTGGCGCGGATCATCGCGCAGTCGACCGACCAGATCGTCAAGGCCATGCCAGCGCTCGATCGCCGCAAGGGCATCCACGAGCACGCCGTGGAAATCAACCGCCTGGAGAACGAGGCGGACCGCGCCCACCAGCTGGCGTTGAAGCAGCTGTTCGCCGACGAGCACGACGCGATTGCCATCATCAAGTGGAAGGAGATCCTCGACTTCCTCGAGGCCGCAACCGACCGCTGCGAGGACGTCGCCAACGTCCTCGAGAGCGTCGTCGTGAAGCACGGCTGA